TTGATAGGTCTATTGTCTTCTGCAGTATGGATATCGCCAGGTCCTCGAAGTCTTCTGCCTCTGCTTCTATCTCATCTTCTGTTGTCTTTTTGCCTGGATCAGGGGCATGGCTTGCATATATGACTCTTATTATCTCTTTGATTGCATTTGTGAGTAAGTTCTCTCTTGTCTTTGCCCTCACTGTTATCCTTTTTTCGAGTTGTTCGTTCAGGAATGTCATTTTATCACCTTGAGCTTTGGTTTTATTTAAATATATGCTGATTTTTTATCGGCATTTTGCGGCATTTTTTGTGTTTCAATATTTTTTTAGCAGTGTCGGGATTGCTGCTCCGATTGATGCCGGGAATGATATTGTGATTACTGCCTTGAATACTGTGGCATGTTCCTGGAAGGAATGGTTTACCCCGAATATGTAGATCATCATGAATGAGACTATCAGTGATATCGCATATAATGTGAAGAATCTTTTTGCCCAGAACTGCCCGAATCTCCTCTCTTGTTTGTTCGGCACCCGCTGGTAGCTTATGAAGTATATCTCCAGTGTTAGAACGATCAATGTCAGTGATATTATCCATATCACATTAAGTGCTGTCATCAGATTGACTGTCCTCACAAGAGCTCCCTTGAAGGCGAATCCTGATGCTATGACCAAGGAACCGAAGACTGCATAGATAATGTCTTTGCTTGAGAACAGGTCTGGTTTCTTTTCGATAAGCTTCTCCTCAAGGAGCTTTATGTCCTTGAGTATCTCATCCATCTCTCTTTTCTCCTTGAACTCCTCGATGATTTTCTTCTCTTCACCTGAGAGTTTCTTTGCTGTTTTCTTTGCCTTTGCCATTTTATTGGGGGGTGAGGGTGTATTGTCTTTTTCAATAGGCAATTATCTTTAGCTCTTCGTTTTGCTCTGTCCCTTTCTCTTCTGTCTTCTCTGCAGGTGGTGCGTCGCCGAACATGTTGAAGGCTCCGGATGGGGCATCCTGGACTTCTGATAGCACAGCTTCGGATGGCACAGGTACAGGCCTATCCCCGATTATTTCCTGTAAGAACCTTATCAGTTTCCTTATCTGTTCCGGTGATTCATTGGTGTCTATAGTAATCTTCATAGTGCGCTCTCTCCCAGTATATTATCCTTATGGTCTTGGGTTCATATGATGTATAATTGCCTGCTATTAAATAGCTTTCTACTGCGACGCTTTCTTCAGGCAGTGAGCTGAGGTCTATGTCCTTGTCTCCTATGATTATCTCATAGTCGTAGAGCTTGTCGAACTTGTTGTAGTATCTGATGAGCGTCGCGTTTATGCAGGTCTTGTTCTCTGCAAGGACGCAGTTCCTGAATCCAGGATCTTTGGGCATGTCTTCGAAGATGTGCATGTCTGTCTTTGATGGTTCTGTCTCATGGAAGAAGGGTATGATGTAGAGCAGGAATACCAGGGCAAGAAGGATTGCTGCGACTGCTTCGATTATCTTGAAGAATCCTTTTCTGCTGCTCATCAAGGTCATCACCATGTCATTATCAGGATGTAATAATCCTTTTTCTCTCCGTCTATTTCATCTGGGAGTGTTTTTGCCAGGACCCTCTTTGAGTTGACCTGCGCCATCTGGTACGGCTCCTGTCCTGTGCTGAACACTGTGGCCCCTGTACTGGATAATACCTGTATGTCGAATTCCTTGTTCCTCTGGTATGCCCATCTTGATTTCATTTCTTCATAGCTCTCATTCATGCTGCCTAGCTTGTTGGGGTCAAGGAGTGTGTATCTCTCTTCATGGCCTATCCATGCATGATGGTGTTCGAAGCCTGATGGGACATGTTCATCGTCTTCAAATACAGCTATCTTGTATTCTGTGTCATTGAGGTTGAAGTCTATGTAGATGTCTGTCTCTTCCCCTCCGCAGACAGTGTAATCAACTTCTTTTGTGAATTTTATGGAGAGCGCTCCTCCACCGTGGAGATTTAGGTAATCATCTGTCTTCATGATGCACTCTGTCTCGTTGAAGCTCCCGAATTCTGAATTGTCGAAATAATAGTTGGGATAACTCTTGGCTTTGATCTTTATCCTCATCATTTTGCTTTCATGAGGGCTTTTTGCTTTTATTATTCCATATATCCCATCATTCTCTGCTGTCATGATATTGGAATGGTCGAATATGCTGGTTGTCATCTTATATTTTGAATGTATGCTGCTCGAGGCGAACCCTGTACTCTCAGGGATGAT
Above is a window of Candidatus Woesearchaeota archaeon DNA encoding:
- a CDS encoding archease, with amino-acid sequence MTFLNEQLEKRITVRAKTRENLLTNAIKEIIRVIYASHAPDPGKKTTEDEIEAEAEDFEDLAISILQKTIDLSKKKKILDISIDKLSESRILAKFTTQALDQTEMVKELGIVTYYGFELTQDKGTYEMKFHYD
- a CDS encoding DUF2391 family protein, whose product is MAKAKKTAKKLSGEEKKIIEEFKEKREMDEILKDIKLLEEKLIEKKPDLFSSKDIIYAVFGSLVIASGFAFKGALVRTVNLMTALNVIWIISLTLIVLTLEIYFISYQRVPNKQERRFGQFWAKRFFTLYAISLIVSFMMIYIFGVNHSFQEHATVFKAVITISFPASIGAAIPTLLKKY